From Jiangella mangrovi:
GGCCTGGCCGCCTACGTCAAGGCGAACGTCGACCGGACGCTCATGCACCTGATCGAGCTGCGCGCCTCGATCATCAACGGCTGCTCCTACTGCGTCGACATGCACAGCCGCGACGCCCTGGCCGCCGGCGAGGACGCCCGCCGGCTCTTCGCCGTCGGCGCCTGGGAGGACGCTCCGTTCTTCACCGAGCGCGAGCGGGCGGCGCTCGCACTCACCGACTCCGCCACCCGGCTGGGCCCCGGTGGCGTGCCCGACGACGTCTGGGACATGGCCGCGAAGCTGTTCACCGAGAAGGAACTGGCCGATCTGCTGCTGACCATCGGCACAATCAACGTGTGGAACCGGATCACCGTACCGACCCGGACCGAGCCGCCGACGACGGTGTGATCGACACCGCGTCCGCCGACGCGGCCGTCGAGGTCCAGCGGCACCGGCCGATGCTCCTCGGCCTGGCCTACCGGATGCTGGGCTCGACCGGCGACGCCGAGGACGTCGTGCAGGACGCCTACCTGCGCTGGCGTGACGTCGACCGGTCGGAGGTGCGCGAGCCGCGCCGCTACCTGTCCCGGACGGTGACCCGGCTCGCCCTCGACCGGCTGCGCGAGCGGAAGGCGCACGCGAGCTACGTGGGGCCGTGGCTGCCGGACCCGGTGGCCACGGCCCCGTCGCCGTTCGACCCGCTCGAGACCGTCGAGCAGCGCGACTCGGTGTCGACGGCGACCCTCTACCTGATGGAGCGGCTGGACCCGGTCGAGCGCGCCGTGTTCGTGCTGCGCAGCGCGTTCGACCTGCCCTACGCGGAGATCGCCGAGATCGTCGACCGCACGCCCGAGCACAGCCGCCAGCTCTACCACCGAGCGGCCGCCCGGCTGGGCGACGACCGCCGCCGGTTCGCGCCCAGCCGCCGCGAGCACGCCGTCCTGCTCGAGCGCTTCCTCGTGGCGGCTCGCGAGGGCGACCTCGCCACGCTGCGGTCCCTGCTCCACGACGACGCGGTCGCCTGGACCGACGGCGGCGGCCGGGCGAAGGCGGCCCGCAACCCGGTGTCCGGTGCGGACAAGGTGGCCCGGTTCTTCGCCGGCATCCACACCCGCAGCCGTCCGGCGTACGAGCTGCTCGAGCTCAACGGCGCCCCCGGCGCGATCCTCCAGCTGTACGGCGGCCCCCAGACCCTCACCTTCAGCATCGACGACGGCAGGATCAGCGCGCTCTTCCTCGTCACCAATCCGGACAAGCTCGGCTGGCTCGGCCGGTAACGTCGGCACCGTGATCGCATCGCTCGCCCGCCGGGCCCTCTATGCCCTCGCGACCAGCACCGAGCTGGAGTCCGTCGTCCGCGCCGTCCCGCCGGTCCAGGACCTCGCGCTGTCCCAGGCGCGCCGCTACGTCGCCGGCACCACACTGGACGAGGCGCTGGTCACCGTCCGGCGGCTGGTCGGCGACGGCCTCGCGGTCAGCCTCGACCTGTTCGGCGAGGGCGCGGCCGACGAGGAGGCGCTGGCGGCAACGGTGGACGGCTACCGCGAGGCGGCGGCCGCGCTGGCCGACGTGGGCGGCGACGTGTACCTCGAGATCGTGCCGTCGCACCTCGGGCTGGACCTCGGGCTCGACGTCTGCCGCCGACACGTGGAGCAGCTGGTCGAGTTCCTGCCGGCCGGGTCGCGGCTCGAGATCAGCGCCGAGGAGGCCGAGCGCACGCCGCACATCATGGACCTCACGATCGCGCTGGCCGAGGCGGGCGCGCCGGTCCTGGCGACGGTCCAGGCGAACCTGCGCCGCAGCCCCGGCGACGTCGACCGGCTGCTGGCCGCCGGGGTCCCGGTCCGGCTGGTCAAGGGCGCCTACCTCGAGGCCGCCGACATCGCCCACCGCTGGGGCGACGAGACCGGCGTCGCATTCGTGCGGCTCGCGCACCGGATCCACGCGGGCGGCACGCCGCCGCTGCTGGCCACGCACGACCGGGTGCTGCTAGAGGCCCTGCTCGAGGCGCTGCCCGGCGCCGGGGTCGAGATGCTGCTCGGCGTCCGCGAGGACGACGCCCGCGAGCTGGCCGGCCGCGGCGTGCCGGTGCGCGTCTACGCACCGTACGGCGACAGCTGGTTCCGCTACTGGATGCGCCGGGTGGCCGAGGCGCAAGGGGCGTGACCCGCGGCCACCCGGCAGCTCCTCGGCCTCACACCGGCTGCAGGGTGCTCGTCTCGTAGAGCCGGTCGGCCACGCGCTCGCCGTCGTGCACGAACGCCACGAGATAGGTGCGCAGCTCGCGGGCGAACTCGGCGACGTCCGCCGGCCCGAACCCGGCGATCGACGCCAGGGCGATGACATCGGCGGTCTCCGCGTCGACGATCGCCTCCGTCATCAGGTCCGGGTCGAGTCCGCAGGCCAGCGCGAGGGTGCGGATCGTCTCGCCGCGTTCGAGGGCGGCCTCCAGGGCCGCGGGGGTGACGCCGAGGATCTGTGCCGCCGTCGGGATCGCGTACATGGCCGCCTCCGGGTGAGGGTCGTGTCGTTCGTGAGACCGATCCTGTCCGGCGTTCCTGAGAACATCCGGAGACGGTCCTGAGAAACCTGTATGAGTCCGCGGGCACCGGGTACATGCTGGTCCTTGACGAGCAGCCCCAACCGAGGAGCGGCGACGATGCTCGACGAGGCCCGCCACACCATCGACGACGCCCTGCTCACCCGCATCGACGCGTGGTGGCGGGCGGCCAACTATCTCTCCGTCGGCCAGATCTACCTGCTGGACAACCCGCTGCTGCGCGAGCCGCTGCGCGCCGAGCACGTCAAGCCGCGGCTGCTCGGCCACTGGGGCACGTCGCCCGGGCAGAACTTCCTGTACGCGCACCTCAACCGGGCGATCGTCCAGCGCGACCTCGACATGATCTACCTCTCCGGCCCGGGGCACGGCGGCCCGTCGCTGGTGTCGGCGGCCTGGCTCGACGGCACCTACAGCGAGGTCTACTCCGGCGTCGGCGACGACGAGGCGGGCCTGCGCGAGCTGTTCCGCCAGTTCTCCTTCCCCGGCGGCATCCCCAGCCACGTGGCGCCCGAGACGCCCGGCTCGATCCACGAGGGCGGCGAGCTGGGCTACGTGCTGTCGCACGCCTACGGCGCCGCTTTCGACAACCCCGGGCTGATCGTGGCGGCCTGTGTCGGCGACGGCGAGGCCGAGACCGGCCCGCTGGCCACGGCCTGGCACAGCAACAAGTTCCTCAACCCGGCCACCGACGGCGCCGTGCTGCCGATCCTGCACCTCAACGGCTACAAGATCGCCAACCCGGCGGTGCTGGCCCGCATCCCGCGGCGCGAGCTGGAGCACCTCATGGTCGGCTACGGGTACACGCCCTACTGGTTCGAGGCCGGCTTCGACGACGAGGACCACCTGTCGATCCACCGCCGGTTCGCCGACCTGCTGAACCATGCGCTGGACCAGATCGCGGCCGCCCAGAACGACTTCCGCGCCGGCGAGTACGACCACCGGCCGGACTGGCCGATGATCGTCTTCAAGACGCCCAAGGGCTGGACCGGCCCGCGCGAGGTCGACGGCCACCAGGTCGAGGACACCTACCGGTCGCACCAGGTACCCATGAGCGCCGTCCGCGGCAACGACGAGTACACCCGGCTGCTGGAGCAGTGGATGCGCTCCTACCGGCCCGAGGAGCTGTTCGACGACGACGGCCGGCTCCGCGCCGACCTGCGCGAGCTGTCGCCGTCGGGACCCCGGCGGATGAGCGCGAACCCGCACGCGAACGGCGGTGTCCTCACCCGCGACCTGCGGCTGCCGGAGTTCCGCGAGTTCGCCGTCGACGTGCCGGTGCCCGGCGGGGTGATCGACGAGCCGACGACGGTGCTGGGCCGGTGGCTCGCCGGCGTCGTCAGCGCCAATCCGGACAACTTCCTCATCATGGGGCCGGACGAGACGGCGTCCAACCGGCTGTCGGCGGCCGTGGCGGCCGGCGGCAAGCGCTGGCTGGGCGAGACGCTGCCCACCGACGACTCGCTGTCGCCCACGGGCCGGGTGTTCGAGATGCTGTCGGAGCACCAGTGCCAGGGCTGGCTCGAGGGATACCTGCTGACCGGCCGGCACGGGCTCTTCAACTGCTACGAGGCGTTCATCCACATCATCGACGCCATGTTCAACCAGCACGCGAAGTGGCTGAAGGTGACCCGCGAGATCCCCTGGCGCGCGCCCGTCCCCTCGCTGAACTACCTGCTGTCGTCGCACGTCTGGCGCCAGGACCACAACGGCTTCTCGCACCAGGACCCCGGCTTCATCGACCACGTCGTCAACAAGAAGGCCGACGTCATCCGGGTCTACCTGCCGCCGGACACCAACACGCTGCTGTCCACGTACGACCACTGCCTGCGCAGCCGCGACTACGTCAACGTCGTCGTCTCCGGGAAGCAGCCCGGGCCGCAGTGGCTGACCATGGACGAGGCGATCGCCCACTGCACGCGCGGCATCGGCATCTGGGAGTGGGCCAGCACCGACGGCGGCGAGGGCGAGCCCGACGTCGTCATGGCCTGCGCCGGCGACGTGCCCACGGTCGAGACGCTGGCCGCCGTCGACCTCATGCGCCAGCACCTGCCGGAGCTGCGGGTGCGCGTCGTCAACGTCGTCGACCTCATGCGGCTGCAGGACGAGCACGAGCACCCGCACGGGCTGAGCGCCCGCGAGTTCGACGCGCTGTTCACCACGGACAAGCCGGTCGTGTTCGCCTACCACGGCTACCCGTGGCTGATCCACCGGCTGACCTACCGCCGCACCAACCACGACAACATCCACGTCCGCGGCTACAAGGAGGAGGGCACCACCACGACGCCGTTCGACATGGTGATGCTCAACGACCTCGACCGGTACCACCTGGTCATGGACGTCATCGACCGCGTGCCCGGGCTGGCCGGCGAGCGGGCGGTGCTGCGCCAGCGCATGGCCGACGCGCGCCTGCGGGCCCGCCAGTACACCCGCGAGCACGGCACCGACCTCCCCGAGGTGGCCGACTGGGCCTGGCCCGACGCGCGCGCCCGGGGGCTGCCGAAGCGGGGCGGCGAGGACACGGCGGCCGACTTCGCCGCGACGCCCGGCCCGGTGCAGGGCGAGCAGACGGAGGGTTGACGAGGGTTCGCCCGACGGGGTCCGGCTGTCGGTGGCGCGGGGCTGTCGGTGGCTCGGGGCACAATGCCCGGCATGACGATGACCGTCCGGGCGCTCAACCGTGCCACGCTGGCCCGGCAGCTGCTGCTGGAGCGCGCGTCCACCGACGTGGCCGGCGCGGTCCGGCAGCTGGTCGCGCTGCAGGCCCAGCACCCGGCCTCGCCGTACCTCGCGCTGTGGAACCGGGTCGACGGCTTCGACCCTGCCGCCCTCGACGCCGCGTTCGCCGACGCGACTGTGGTCAAGGCGACCCTCATGCGCGTCACGCTGCACGCGGTGGACGCCGGCGACCACCTCACCTTCAAGCAGGCCATGCAGCCGACGCTGCGCGGAGCCCGGCTCAACGATCGCCGCTACGCCGGCGCCGGCCTGAGCCATGCCGACGCCGAGGCCGCCATCCCCCAGGTGCTCGAGTTCCTCGCATCACCGCGCTCCAACGCCGAGTGCGAGGCCTGGCTGACCGCACGCCGGGGCGAGCCCAGCACGTGGCTGTGGTGGGCGCTGCGGCAGTTCGGGCCGGTGGTGCACGCACCCACCGGCCCGCCGTGGTCGTTCGGCGCCCGGCCGTCGTACGTCGCGCCCGCCCACCCGCCGCCGCTCGCCGACGACGCCACCGCCGCGGCCGCCCTGGCCGAGCTGTTCCGCCGCTACGTCGCCGGCTTCGGGCCCGTGACGATGCCCGACTTCGCCCAGTTCGCGCTGGTCTACCGGCCGCAGGCCAAGGCGGCGGTCGAGGCCCTCGCGGACGAGCTGGAGGAGCTGGCCGGACCCGGGGGCACCGTGCTCCACGACCTGCCCGGCGCGCCCCGCCCGGGCGAGCACGTCCCCGCGCCGCCGCGGTTGCTGGGCATGTGGGACAGCCTGCTGCTGGCGCACGCCGACCGCGGCCGCGTACTCCCGCCCGAGTACCGCAAGCTGGTCATCCGCAGCAACGGCGACACCCTGCCGGCGCTGCTCGTCGACGGGTTCGTGGCCGGCGTGTGGCGCCCGGCCGACGGCGGCGGCATCGAGGCGGCCGCGTTCCACCCGCTGCCGGCGGCCGACTGGGCCGGGCTCTCGGCCGAGGCGGCCGCGCTGACGGCGCTGCTGGCCGAGCGCGACCCCACCGTCTACCGCCGCTACGACCGCTGGTGGACGGGGTTGCCGGCGGCCGAGGTGCGCGTGATCGGCCGCTAGCTACCGGACCACGTCGATGACGACGTTGCCGATCTTGGCGCCGATGTCGACGTAGCGGTGCGCCTCGACGATCCGCTCCAGGGGGTAGTGCCGGTCGATCACGGGCCGGAACTCCCCCGAGGCCAGCAGGTCGCGCAACTGCTCGATCATCTCCCGCCTCTGCAGCGGCACCGGGAACACCACGCGACGACGTCGCAGCAACGGCGTGACCAGGGCCAGGCCGAGGTTCTGCGCGAACGGGCCGAGCTCGGAGCTCACGTAGACGCCGCCGGGGCGCAGCAGCCGACGGCAGCGCCCGAACGTCGCCTTGCCGACGGCGTCGAAGACCGCGTCGAACCCGCCGCCGGCAGAACGGGTGAAGTCCTCGGCGGTGTAGTCGATGACGTGACGCGCCCCCAGCGAGCGGACCAGCTCGACATGCGGCGTGGCGCAGACCGCCGTGACCGCCACGTCCATGGCCGCCAGCAGCTGGACGGCCGCCGAGCCGATGCCGCCGGTCGCCCCGTTGACCAGCACCGCCATGCCGGGCTCGATGCGGGCGCGGCGGATGAACGACTGCGCGTAGTGGGCGCCCTCGGTGGCCGGGGCCGCCTGCGCGAAGGTGACGCCGTCCGGGATCGCGGCCAGGAAGCCGTCCGCCTCGACCGTGAGGTACTCGGCGTGGGCGCCGAACCCGCCCTCGTGGTAGCCGAAGACGCGGTCCCCGGCGGCGTAGCCCGTGACGCCGGCGCCGGTCTCCTCGACCACCCCGGCGTACTCCGTGCCCAGGATCCGCCCGCGCGGGCGGACGACCCGCAGGAACACCGGCGTGCCCGCCCGGTACGCCGTGTCGGTGCGGTTCACCGTCGTCGCGTGCACCCGGACCAGCAGTTCGCCCGGGCCCGCGACCGGCCGGTCCGCGTCGGTCAGACGGACGACCTCGGGCCCGCCGTAGGCCGTCTGCGCCGCCGCTCGCACGCTCCGCACAGTAGCGTGTGACGCCCGCGACTCGCGGAACCGCCATCCCCGTCACGCAGTTCCTCGTATAACAAGCAGTCGGGCCACACTGCTGGAGGTCTTTCGGATGTCGTTCTTCACCCGCCGCCGGGTCCTCATCGGCGTCGGCGGCCTTGCCGCACTCGTGGTGCTGGTGATCGGCGGGACGTATCTCTACGTCAACGTCATCAGCGGCGACGCGCCCGATCCCCTGGCCCTCGAGACGAACCCGCCGCCCGCCAGCGGCGGCGATGTGGACCTCGACGGCACCTGGACGGTCGCCGGCGGCTCCGAGGCCGGCTACCGCGTCGACGAGGTGCTCAACGGCCAGGACAACACCGTCGTCGGCCGGACCAGCGACGTCACGGGCGACATCACCGTCGCCGGCGGCTCGGCCACCGAGGGCGAGATCACCGTCGACACGACGACCATCACCACGGACAGCGGCAGCCGCGACAGCCAGTTCCGCGGCCCGATCCTGCAGACCGACGAGTTCCCGACCTCGACGTTCACGCTCACGTCGCCGGTCTCGCTGGACGGTCTCGAGGACGGCGGCCCGATCACCGTCAGCGCCACCGGCGACCTCAAGGTCCGCGACGTCACGCACTCCATCGAGGTCCAGCTCGACGTGCAGCGCTCCGGCGACGGCGTCCAGGTGGCGGGGTCCGGCGAGATCCAGTTCGCCGACTTCGACGTCGACCCGCCGAACCTCGGCTTCGTGAAGGTCGAGGACCATGGCACCGTCGAGTTCCTCCTGACGCTCAGCAAGGGCTGAACCGGCGAACGACGGCGCTCGCCGTGCGGTGGTGCGCACGACGAGCGCCGTCGTCGGTTCGTGAAGCGAACGGGGTCAGCGCGGCGCGGCCGGCGGCTCCTGGCCCGGCGTCCCGCCCTGGCCCGGCGTCCCGCCCTGGCCCGGCGTCCCGCCCTGGGCCGGCGGATCCGTCGGCAACGGCGTCGTCTGCTGCGTGGGCGCGGCGGCCTGGTCCGGAGGCGGCGGCTGGACCGCGGTCGGGGCCTCGGTGGTGACGGTCGGCGCGTCGGCGGCGCTTCCCGGCCCGAACGGCGCGCCACCGGGCGGCGGCGGGACCGCGCCCGGGTAGCCGGCGGCGGACTCGTCGGCCGGCGGCGCCTGGTTGCGGTTGCGCGACAGGAAGAACAGCAGCGCCGCCAGACCCAGCACCACGACGACGATGAGGATCCAGATCCAGACCGGGATGCCGTCGCCGCCCCCGCCACCGGAGTCGGCGGACCGGGCGCTGATCTCGTTGGCCTCCCCGGGGACCGGGGTCCAGGTGACGGTGGTGCCGTCGAGCTCGCCGTTGTGCTCGGTGACCTCGCCCGGGAACGTGATGGCGACGCGCATCTCGAGCGACTCCATGAGCTGGTCCATGTCGCCGAGCTCACCGGCGTCGCCGCCCAGGCCGCCGAGCTCGCCGGCCATGGTCTCGGGGTCGAACTCGGTCATGTCGAGGGAGCCGTCGACGATGATCTCCTCGCCCTCGTGGGCGATGGTGAACTCGTTGCCCTCGGAGAACTCCGACAGCGCGATGTCCTCGAAGGTCACTCGCTGCCCGACGAAGTCGTCGTCCTCGTACTCCTCGACCTGCGCGCCCTCGGGCATGTCCTCGCTGAGGTCGCCGAAGGCCTCGCTCGGGTCCTCGCCCATGGCCTCGGCCATCGCGGACACGTCACGGCTGAGCGCGAAGATGATCTCGCCGCCGACCGTGTCGCTGTCGGACACATCCAGCTGCATATCCACCTTGATGCACCCGGTGAGGGCCACCGCCATGGCAGCCACCGCCAGAGCGCGCACTGGTCTCATTCGCTTCATGGGGCGCAGCCTGGCACAACGATCATGGTTTCGGCACCTCCGGACGGGTCCGGTGTCCCGGCTACGGTGGACCGATGCGGATCGTGTCGCTCCTCCCGTCGACGACGGAGATCATCTTCGCCCTGGGCGCGGGCGACGACGTCGTCGGCGTGACGTTCGAGTGCGACTTCCCGCCCGAGGCACGCAGCCGTCGCATCGTCTCGACCAGCACCCTCTCCGAGGGCCTGACGCCCGCGGAGATCGACCGCCTCGTCGCCCGGCGCATGGCGGCCGGCGAGGACCTCTACCACCTCGACGAGGGCGCCCTGGCCGGGCTCGACGCCGACCTCGTCGTCACGCAGGACCTCTGCGCGGTGTGCGCCGTCGACGTCACCGAGGTGCGCGATGCCCTGGCCCACCTGCGCTGCACCGCCGACGTGCTCACCGTCGACCCGCAGGACCTCGGTGAGGTGCTCGGGTCGATCCGCCTCATCGGCGCCGCCACTGGCACGCCGGACCGGGCCGATGCGCTGGTACGCGAGCTGACCGGCCGCCTCGACGCCGTGCGGGCGAAGGTCGCCGGGCGCGCGCCGGTGCCCGCCCTGGTGCTGGAGTGGACCGACCCGCCGTTCGCGCCGGGGCACTGGGTGCCGGACATGGTGACGGCGGCCGGCGGCGCCTGCGTCCTGGGCACGGCGGGCGAGCGCTCCTACCGCCTCGATCCGGGCGTGCTCGCGGGCTGCGGCGCCGACGTCGCCGTGTGCGCACCCTGCGGCTTCGGCCTGGACGAGTCCGCGCGGCTGGCAACTGAGCTGGTCCGGGCCGGCGGGCTGCCCGACGTGCCGGTCTGGGCGGTCGACGCCAACGCCTCGTTCGCCCGGCCCGGCCCGCGCCTGGTCGACGGCGTCGAGGCGCTCGCGGCGATCCTGCACCCGGACGCCGCCGGCGAGCCCGACCCCGCGCTGGCGCGGCGGATCGCCTGAGACCGGCGGTCCGTCAGGCGGCCGCGCGCAGGATCTCGAGGGCGCGGTCGGCGTGCTTCTCCATGGCCAGCTCGCTGCGCACGACACCCAGCACGCGCGCATCGGTGCCGATGACGAACGTCTGCCGCTTCACCGGGAGCGCGCCGAAGCGCCGGGCGACGCCGAACTGCGCCGCCACCGTCCGGCCGGGGTCGCTGAGCAGCGGGAAGCCGAGGTCGTTGCCGGAGTCGAAGGCCTGCTGCCGCTCGACGGCGTCGGCGCTGATGCCGACGGGCTGCGCACCGGCGACGGCGAACTCGGCGGACAGGTCGCGGAAGTGGCAGGCCTCGGCCGTGCAGCCGCGGCTCATGGCGGCGGGATAGAAGAACAGCACGACCGGACCGGAGGCCAGCAGCTCGCTGAGCCGGCGCGGGGTGCCGGACTGGTCCGGCAGGACGAAGTCGTCGACGGTGTCACCGGCATCCATGCCTCCATCCTGCCATCGCGTCGTGGTCAGCCCGTGAGGGCCGCCGTCACCAGCAGGACGGCCGAGGACGCCAGCACGGCGATGCTCGCGACCGCCGGCGCCACCGTCAGCCCGCCCGGAGCCACCGCCCGCCGTGCCTCCCACCGCTGCCGCACCGCCAGCAGCGCCGGTGCCGGCCGCTGCCCCGCCCGGGCGACGGCGTCGCGTTCGAGCACCCCGCCCGCAGTGACGTGCCGGTCGTACAGCGCCGACATCGACGCCGGGCCGGGCGCGGCGGCCGCGTGCCAGGTGACGTCGCCGGCGCGCAGCCACAGCGACCAGCCGAAGCCGGCCTCGTCGAGCGCGGCCCAGCCGGCCCGCACGTCGCGGAGCGGGTTGCGGACGGTGACGCCGTCGTCGTCGAGGACCACGGCCGGGCGCCAGCAGAGCGCCCAGAGCAGGCCGCTCGCCCCCGCGGCGAACAGCAGGCCGGTGCCGCCCGGCGGCCGCGCGGCGACCAGCCAGCCCAGCGCCGCCGTCCAGCCCACGACGGCCACGGCGCGGCCGAGCGCGTGGCGCAGGACGACCGGTTCCGTGACTGCTGTCGTCATCGCTCGATGGTGGCACAGTCGTTGATGCAACGGTTTGGTCCGGCCCATGCGTCATCCTGCTGAGAGGTGTTCCGGCGACGGGGAGGAGGTGGTCACGCCATGCGGGTCCGGTCCATTGCGGCCTTCGCCCTGGTGCTGGCCGCCTGCGGATCCGGCGCCGGCCCCGCCGCCGACACCGCCACGGCCGCCAAGACCGGCAGCGAGCCCTCGGCCCGGCGTGTCTGCGACCTGCTCGACCCGGCCGAGGTCCGCGCCGTCTACAGCGGCGGCGAGGTCCGCCTCAGCGACTACGCCGGTCCGGTCGGCGACCCGTCCTTCGAGAGCTGCTACGTCACCATCGACTACGGCACCACCACCCGGCCGCCGAAGCCGTTCCCGCTGATGGTGTCCATGGACCCGGTCTCGGCCGAAGAGCACCTCGCCATGCTCGAGGAGGACGCCGAAGAAGGCATCGGCCCGCGCACCGTGGTGCCCGGCCTCGGCGACGTCGCCTACATCGCCCCCGGGCTCCTGCACGTCTACGCCGGCGACCGCGTGGTGCGCATCCACGGCGGGGGCGACGACAACGCCGTCGACCTCGCCGCCCTGGTGGTCCCGCGGCTGGCCGAGCTGGCGCCGTCGCCCGACCCCGGCAGCACCCAGCCCGCCTGCGACGCCGTCACCCCAGAGGCCGAGGCCGTGCTGGGCGAGCCGGCCACCGGACGCCGCGACCGCCGCACGCAGGACGAGCTGCGCTGCGAGTGGACGGCCGGCGAGACCGTCCTCACCGCCACGCTGCGCGGGCGCGGCGACGAGGTGGGCCGGGTCTGGGCCATGGACCGGCCCGGCGCCGAGGTCGTGCACGTCGGCGGACTGCACGACAACGGCGTCTACGTTCCCAGCGGCCGCGTCTACTTCTGGATGGGCCACCAGCAGGTCGGCATGCTCCTGCGGCAGCGTCCGCACGACCCCGGGCGCGACCGCGACCACCTGGTGGCGCTGGCCGACGCGTTCGCGCCGTCGCTGCTCGACGTCGCGCCGCGGGTCGGTCCGGCGCCCACGCGCTGACGGCTCAGTTCGGGCGGCTCACCACTGGGCGTGCACGAGCGGGCGGATGCGCGCGTCGTAGATGCGCCCGATGGCGGCCGAGGTCGCCCCGTCGAGCGGCGCCAGGTCCGCCGCGGCCGCGTTGGCCCTGGCCTGCTCCGGGTTGCGGGCGCCGGGGATGACCACCGAGACGCCCGGCTGGTCGAGGATCCAGCGCAGCGCCAGCTGGGCCGTGGTGGCGCCGGACGGGGTCAGCGCGGCGATCTCGCGCGCCGCCTCGACGCCCACCTCGAACGGGACGCCCGAGAACGTCTCGCCGACGTCGAAGGCCTCGCCGGCGCGGTTGAACGTGCGGTGGTCGTTCGGCCCGAAGGTCGTCGACGCGTCGTAGCGGCCCGACAGCAGGCCGCTGGCCAGCGGCACCCGGGCGATGATGCCGACGCCGGCCGCCACGGCCGCGGGCAGCACCTCGTCCAGCGGCTTCTGCCGGAAGCAGTTGAGGATGATCTGGATGCTGGCCACGCCCGGCCGGCGGATCGCCGCGAGCGCCTCGTCGCAGGTCTCGACGCTGACCGCGTAGGCCCGCAGGCGCTTCTCCTCGACCAGCGTGTCCAGTGCGTCGAAGACGGCGTCGCGCGAGTAGACCTCGGTGGGCGGGCAGTGCAGCTGCACCAGGTCGAGGGTGTCGACGCCGAGGTTCTCGCGGCTGCGGTCGTTCCACGCCCGGAAGGCGTCCAGCGTGTACGCACCCGGCACGTGCGGATTCGCCCGCCGGCCCATCTTGGTGGCCACCGTGAGCCCGGCGTCGGGCCGGCGCCGCAGCAGCTCGCCGACGAACCGCTCGCTGCGCCCGTCGCCGTACACGTCCGCGGTGTCGATGAACGTCACGCCCGCGTCGACCGCGGCCTCGAGCGCCGCCATCGCGGCGTCCTCGTCGACCGTGCCCCAGTCGGCGCCGATCTGCCACGCGCCGAACCCCACCACACCGACCTGCCGGCCGGTCCGCCCCAGCTGTCTCGTCTCCACGAGACGCGACAGTAGCGGGCGGGCGGCAGGGGTCAGCGCGGCAGGTTGGCCTCGATGGCCCCGACCAGCTCGTCGGACTCCGGCAGCACGCCCGGGCGGAACCGGCCCAGCACGGCGCCGTCGGCCGAGACCAGGAACTTCTCGAAGTTCCACTGCACGTCACCGGCCTCGCCCTCGGCGTCGGCGACCTGCGTCAGCTCCGCGTACAGCGGCTGCTGCGACGGTCCGTTGACGTCGGCCTTCCGGTACAGCGGGAAGGTCACGCCGTAGGTCGTGGAGCAGAACTCCTGGATCTCCTCGGCGGTGCCGGGCTCCTGGCCGCCGAACTGGTTGCACGGGAAGCCGAGCACCGTGAACCCGCGGCCGGCGTAGCGCTCGTGCAGGCGCTCGAGGCCCTCGTACTGCGGGGTCAGGCCGCACTTCGAGGCGACGTTGACGAGCAGCAGGAGGCTGCCCTTGTGGTCGCCGAGCGAGGCGTCCACCCCGTCGATGGTCTGCAGCGGAATGTCGTACAGGCTGGTCAACGCCGTCTCCTCATGCCTGGCTGATGTCGTCCCAGAAGGAAGCCTAGGCTCGCGGCATGGAGATCCGGGACGCCCGCGACGACGACTGGCCGGCCGTCTGGCCGATCCTGCGGGGCATCGTCGCGGCGGGCGAGACGTACACGCTCCCCCGCGACCTCGACGTCGAGCTGGGGCGGCGGATCTGGATGCTGGCGCCTCCG
This genomic window contains:
- a CDS encoding peroxiredoxin; this translates as MDAGDTVDDFVLPDQSGTPRRLSELLASGPVVLFFYPAAMSRGCTAEACHFRDLSAEFAVAGAQPVGISADAVERQQAFDSGNDLGFPLLSDPGRTVAAQFGVARRFGALPVKRQTFVIGTDARVLGVVRSELAMEKHADRALEILRAAA
- a CDS encoding ABC transporter substrate-binding protein; translated protein: MRIVSLLPSTTEIIFALGAGDDVVGVTFECDFPPEARSRRIVSTSTLSEGLTPAEIDRLVARRMAAGEDLYHLDEGALAGLDADLVVTQDLCAVCAVDVTEVRDALAHLRCTADVLTVDPQDLGEVLGSIRLIGAATGTPDRADALVRELTGRLDAVRAKVAGRAPVPALVLEWTDPPFAPGHWVPDMVTAAGGACVLGTAGERSYRLDPGVLAGCGADVAVCAPCGFGLDESARLATELVRAGGLPDVPVWAVDANASFARPGPRLVDGVEALAAILHPDAAGEPDPALARRIA
- a CDS encoding LppM family (lipo)protein codes for the protein MKRMRPVRALAVAAMAVALTGCIKVDMQLDVSDSDTVGGEIIFALSRDVSAMAEAMGEDPSEAFGDLSEDMPEGAQVEEYEDDDFVGQRVTFEDIALSEFSEGNEFTIAHEGEEIIVDGSLDMTEFDPETMAGELGGLGGDAGELGDMDQLMESLEMRVAITFPGEVTEHNGELDGTTVTWTPVPGEANEISARSADSGGGGGDGIPVWIWILIVVVVLGLAALLFFLSRNRNQAPPADESAAGYPGAVPPPPGGAPFGPGSAADAPTVTTEAPTAVQPPPPDQAAAPTQQTTPLPTDPPAQGGTPGQGGTPGQGGTPGQEPPAAPR
- a CDS encoding PH domain-containing protein, giving the protein MTTAVTEPVVLRHALGRAVAVVGWTAALGWLVAARPPGGTGLLFAAGASGLLWALCWRPAVVLDDDGVTVRNPLRDVRAGWAALDEAGFGWSLWLRAGDVTWHAAAAPGPASMSALYDRHVTAGGVLERDAVARAGQRPAPALLAVRQRWEARRAVAPGGLTVAPAVASIAVLASSAVLLVTAALTG
- a CDS encoding YceI family protein translates to MSFFTRRRVLIGVGGLAALVVLVIGGTYLYVNVISGDAPDPLALETNPPPASGGDVDLDGTWTVAGGSEAGYRVDEVLNGQDNTVVGRTSDVTGDITVAGGSATEGEITVDTTTITTDSGSRDSQFRGPILQTDEFPTSTFTLTSPVSLDGLEDGGPITVSATGDLKVRDVTHSIEVQLDVQRSGDGVQVAGSGEIQFADFDVDPPNLGFVKVEDHGTVEFLLTLSKG
- a CDS encoding zinc-binding dehydrogenase — protein: MRAAAQTAYGGPEVVRLTDADRPVAGPGELLVRVHATTVNRTDTAYRAGTPVFLRVVRPRGRILGTEYAGVVEETGAGVTGYAAGDRVFGYHEGGFGAHAEYLTVEADGFLAAIPDGVTFAQAAPATEGAHYAQSFIRRARIEPGMAVLVNGATGGIGSAAVQLLAAMDVAVTAVCATPHVELVRSLGARHVIDYTAEDFTRSAGGGFDAVFDAVGKATFGRCRRLLRPGGVYVSSELGPFAQNLGLALVTPLLRRRRVVFPVPLQRREMIEQLRDLLASGEFRPVIDRHYPLERIVEAHRYVDIGAKIGNVVIDVVR
- a CDS encoding aldo/keto reductase; protein product: METRQLGRTGRQVGVVGFGAWQIGADWGTVDEDAAMAALEAAVDAGVTFIDTADVYGDGRSERFVGELLRRRPDAGLTVATKMGRRANPHVPGAYTLDAFRAWNDRSRENLGVDTLDLVQLHCPPTEVYSRDAVFDALDTLVEEKRLRAYAVSVETCDEALAAIRRPGVASIQIILNCFRQKPLDEVLPAAVAAGVGIIARVPLASGLLSGRYDASTTFGPNDHRTFNRAGEAFDVGETFSGVPFEVGVEAAREIAALTPSGATTAQLALRWILDQPGVSVVIPGARNPEQARANAAAADLAPLDGATSAAIGRIYDARIRPLVHAQW